TTCACGATATTCCAAATACTGTAGCGCGTGCGGTGGCCGCTGCCGCAGAAATGGGCGTTTGGATGGTTAACGTCCATGCGGGTGGTGGTAGCCGTATGATGGAAGCCGCTCGTCAAGCTTTGAGCTCTTTTGGCAAAGATGCGCCATTATTAACCGCTGTTACGGTATTAACCAGTATGGAACAGTCTGATCTTATTGGTGTCGGTATTAATGCTACTCCTGCGGAACATGCGGAGCGGTTAGCATTACTGACAAAAAATTGTGGCCTAGATGGTGTTGTGTGCTCTGCACATGAAGCAACCAGACTGAAATCATTGTGTGGTGCTGATTTTAAACTAGTCACACCGGGTATTCGTCCAGTTGGTAGCGAGGTTGGTGATCAGCGTCGTATTATGACCCCGCAAGATGCATTGCAAGCAGGGGTTGATTACATGGTTATTGGTCGCCCAATTACGCGTAGTGATGATCCTGCATTGGCTCTACAGCAAATCAATCAGTCGATAAGGAATGGTCATGAGTGATTCAAATAGCCGTCTCGTTTATAGTACGGATGTTGGGCGTATCGAAGAACAAAAACCTAAAGTTCAACGTCCTAAAGGTGATGGGATTGTAAGGATCCGTCGAGAAACTGCGGGTCGTAAAGGCAAGGGCGTTTGCGTTGTTACCGGCCTAGATCTCGATGACGAGAGCTTAGCTAAGTTAGCTGCTGAACTTAAGAAAAAATGTGGTTGCGGTGGCTCAGTGAAAGACGGTGATATTGAAATTCAAGGTGATAAACGTGATGTGATCAAACAACTCCTTGAAGCTAAAGGTTATCAAGTTAAATTAGCTGGTGGCTAATTTAACTTAGTTAGATTGAATCATTTAGTGAGAAATTTCATTTTGCTGGCAGGGGTAATTATTATTATTAATGATGGTGAGTACCCTTGCTATTTTCTCTTGGGCAAACAATAGTTGAGCTTTCTGTTTGTCGATAGGGATCCCATCACCACTTTCATACATTTTCCCTAAGTAGTTGTAGCCATCCTCATTTTGTTGTTCAATGGCGGCTTCGTAGAGTTGTTTGGCTTTTATTTTATTTTGTGCGACAGCTTGGCCATGTTGATACATGAAACCAAGCATAGCTTGTGCGTGTGGTAGCCCATTATTAGCGGATTTTTCTATCCATTCAAAAGCTTTAAACCAATTTGGCTCAGGTCCATTGATATCATAATATAAAAGACCAGTCACAAATTGAGATTTTGCACACCCTTGCTCTGCGGATTTTAAAGCCCAATTTAATGCTTCATTAGCATCATTTTCTTCCAACTTATACCAGCCCGCCAAATCGAATTGAGCATCAGGATCGCCTTTAATTGCATCATAACAAAGTTGTAGGTTTTGGTTTTTGTCCCAACGGACTTTATTTTTTTCATATAAATCATTACAAACATTTGCGTATGAAATGTTTGTAGCCATTAATAGGATACAAGAGTATTTA
This portion of the Providencia manganoxydans genome encodes:
- the pyrF gene encoding orotidine-5'-phosphate decarboxylase, yielding MISSSENHARASTHSPVIVALDYEDANAALAFVDLIDPRECRLKVGKEMFTFNGPQFVKSLHQRGFDVFLDLKFHDIPNTVARAVAAAAEMGVWMVNVHAGGGSRMMEAARQALSSFGKDAPLLTAVTVLTSMEQSDLIGVGINATPAEHAERLALLTKNCGLDGVVCSAHEATRLKSLCGADFKLVTPGIRPVGSEVGDQRRIMTPQDALQAGVDYMVIGRPITRSDDPALALQQINQSIRNGHE
- the yciH gene encoding stress response translation initiation inhibitor YciH, whose translation is MSDSNSRLVYSTDVGRIEEQKPKVQRPKGDGIVRIRRETAGRKGKGVCVVTGLDLDDESLAKLAAELKKKCGCGGSVKDGDIEIQGDKRDVIKQLLEAKGYQVKLAGG
- a CDS encoding tetratricopeptide repeat protein → MATNISYANVCNDLYEKNKVRWDKNQNLQLCYDAIKGDPDAQFDLAGWYKLEENDANEALNWALKSAEQGCAKSQFVTGLLYYDINGPEPNWFKAFEWIEKSANNGLPHAQAMLGFMYQHGQAVAQNKIKAKQLYEAAIEQQNEDGYNYLGKMYESGDGIPIDKQKAQLLFAQEKIARVLTIINNNNYPCQQNEISH